A region of Mugil cephalus isolate CIBA_MC_2020 chromosome 3, CIBA_Mcephalus_1.1, whole genome shotgun sequence DNA encodes the following proteins:
- the LOC125005530 gene encoding FERM domain-containing protein 5-like, with amino-acid sequence MLSRLMSSSIRSLDRECNCTVRLLDDSEYTCTIQRDAKGQYLFDLICHHLNLLEKDYFGIRYVDPDKQRHWLEFTKSIAKQMKSQPPFTMCLRVKFYPPDPAALREEITRYLVFLQVKRDLYHGRLLCKTSDAALLAAYILQAEIGDYDPGKHPEGYSSKFQFFPKHSEKLERRIAEIHKTELIGQTPETSELNFLQKAQMLETYGVDPHPCKDVSGNPAFLAFTPFGFTVLQGNRRVHLLKWEEVTKLKFEAKTFHIYANQKEDKKIILTYFAPTPEACKHLWKCGVENQAFYKLEKSSQVRTVSSSNLFFKGSRFRYSGKVAKEVMEQSAKIKRDPPEIHRAGMVPSRSCPSITHGPRLTSVPRTRRRAVHISIMEGLESLRDSAHSTPVRSVSHGGSFMSSRGQMVDGSEASTSAVISDEAYSPSDSVLPTPVAEHGMEMPLARHLNGAPCSIDEEKESEAGASKEGQAPARPGRRAQRMVKSRPSPPSDAEELNKFVLSVLRLFLVTIGLLFALLLLLIMLTESDLDIAFLRDIRKTPEFQQFHFEYFCPLRRWFACKLRWMGGFLVSK; translated from the exons CGGGATGCCAAGGGACAGTACCTGTTTGACCTCATTTGCCATCATCTCAACCTGCTGGAGAAAGACTACTTTGGCATCAGATATGTTGACCCAGACAAGCAGAGa CACTGGTTGGAGTTTACAAAGTCAATtgccaaacaaatgaaat CCCAGCCTCCATTCACCATGTGTTTGCGTGTCAAGTTTTACCCACCTGACCCTGCTGCCCTGAGAGAGGAAATCACCAG ATATCTCGTCTTCCTGCAGGTCAAGAGGGATCTCTACCACGGACGCCTTCTGTGTAAGACATCGGATGCAGCTCTGTTGGCTGCCTACATTTTACAAG CTGAAATCGGCGACTATGACCCCGGGAAGCACCCAGAGGGCTACAGCTCCAAGTTCCAGTTCTTCCCCAAGCACTCAGAGAAATTGGAGCGGCGGATTGCTGAGATCCACAAGACTGAGCTGAT AGGTCAGACTCCTGAAACATCAGAGCTAAATTTCCTTCAGAAAGCTCAGATGCTGGAGACGTATGGAGTGGACCCTCACCCATGCAAG GATGTGTCTGGCAACCCAGCTTTTCTGGCCTTCACTCCTTTTGGATTCACTGTGCTGCAAGGAAACAGGAGGGTCCATCTCCTCAAATG GGAGGAGGTGACCAAACTCAAGTTTGAAGCAAAGACATTCCATATATATGCAAATCAGAAAGAG GATAAGAAGATCATACTGACTTACTTTGCACCTACACCTGAAGCCTGTAAGCATCTGTGGAAATGTGGAGTCGAGAATCAGGCCTTCTATAA GCTGGAGAAGTCGAGTCAAGTCCGCACTGTGTCCAGTAGTAATCTCTTCTTCAAGGGAAGTCGCTTCAGATACAG cGGAAAGGTTGCAAAAGAAGTAATGGAACAAAGTGCCAAGATCAAGAGAGACCCCCCTGAGATCCACAG ggCTGGTATGGTGCCAAGTAGGAGTTGTCCGTCCATCACCCATGGCCCTCGTCTGACCAGCGTGCCCAGAACCCGAAGGAGAGCCGTGCACATCTCCATCATGGAAG GTTTGGAGTCCCTTCGAGACAGCGCCCACTCCACACCTGTGCGCTCCGTCTCCCATGGTGGCTCCTTCATGTCTTCCAGGGGCCAGATGGTGGATGGCAGCGAGGCTAGTACATCAGCAGTCATCTCTGACGAGGCCTATAGCCCCTCCGACAGTGTGCTGCCCACTCCAGTGGCAGAACATGGGATGGAGATGCCTTTGGCTCGCCACCTCAACGGTGCTCCCTGCAGCATCGATGAGGAGAAGGAGTCAGAGGCGGGTGCATCAAAGGAGGGGCAGGCCCCTGCCCGGCCCGGCAGGAGAGCGCAGCGCATGGTCAAAAGCAGGCCATCACCACCTAGCGACGCGGAGGAGCTCAACAAGTTCGTCCTGAGCGTGTTGCGTCTGTTCCTAGTTACCATTGGACTActctttgctctgctgctgctcctcatcATGCTGACAGAGTCAGACCTGGACATTGCTTTTCTGAGAGACATCCGCAAGACACCTGAATTCCAGCAGTTCCACTTTGAATACTTCTGCCCTCTGCGGCGCTGGTTCGCCTGTAAGTTACGATGGATGGGAGGTTTCCTTGTCAGCAAGTGA
- the wdr76 gene encoding WD repeat-containing protein 76: protein MSAKRKAVEKDMTPVTMEPTTRRSSRKALAVKRLQYSPEPEVQKKKMKTKVLKEEDVENNDVEHAADGHGGLSAYELERLENIRQNQAFLSSINLYQATEEFKQLTRPKPSQRGLMRSQAAVKEVLPPRKSLRLQNKEAEILTLPPEPRGTLITTEYISVKKPSGPLPMNPVNMEEGSKLPAQLVELCSEHSTEEKKMELGLKGYRSALQSMKIAEDKVAKVVKDRIFSAAFHPCTSSLLMAAGDKFGKVGLWKLAGDWGDDGVLLFAPHSRPVSCMAFSTAHPSQLLSLSYDGSLRCMDVEKAVFDDVYDIEDGLKTFDFLSPDCSTLVVGNWFGEVAVVDRRTPGNSHESLHSMDPKTLRCVSVHPLQRQYFAVAESRVVSIYDSRCLKKTNSPAVSQLHGHSLSISSAYFSPCTGNRVLTTCMDNHIRIYDTSAMTTKSPLLTSIRHDMHTGRWLSKLSAVWDPKQEDCFVVGSMMRPRRVQVFHVSGQSQHTFMDSENLSTVLSVTAFHPTANALLGGNASGRLHVFSS from the exons ATGTCGGCAAAACGTAAAGCTGTTGAAAAG GACATGACTCCTGTAACTATGGAGCCAACAACCAGACGGTCATCTAGAAAAGCCCTGGCAGTGAAACGCCTCCAGTACTCCCCTGAGCCTGAagtgcaaaagaagaaaatg AAAACAAAAGTGCTCAAAGAAGAGGAcgttgaaaacaatgatgtggAGCATGCAGCC GATGGACATGGAGGACTTTCTGCCTATGAACTGGAGCGCCTGGAGAACATCCGACAGAACCAGGCCTTTCTGTCATCTATCAACTTATACCAG GCAACTGAGGAGTTCAAGCAGCTGACCCGACCAAAGCCATCACAGAGGGGCCTCATGAG GTCGCAAGCTGCTGTAAAAGAAGTTTTGCCGCCTCGTAAATCCCTTCGTCTCCAAAATAAAGAGGCAGAGATCTTGACGCTACCCCCTGAACCCAGGGGCACGCTGATCACTACAGAG TATATATCCGTCAAGAAGCCCTCTGGACCTTTGCCCATGAATCCAGTCAACATGGAAGAGGGAAGCAAACTGCCAGCACAACTTGTCGAGCTTTGTTCTGAG CActcaacagaagaaaagaagatggaGCTTGGTTTAAAAGg GTACCGCTCTGCACTTCAGAGCATGAAGATAGCGGAGGACAAAGTAGCCAAAGTGGTGAAGGATCGCATCTTCTCTGCAGCCTTCCACCCCTGCACCAGCAGCCTGTTGATGGCTGCAGGAGACAAGTTTGGGAAAGTGGGACTCTGGAAGTTG GCTGGTGATTGGGGCGATGATGGCGTGCTGCTGTTTGCGCCACACTCTCGTCCAGTGTCCTGCATGGCGTTCTCCACCGCCCATCCCTCCCAGCTGCTGAGCCTCAGCTATGACGGCTCTCTGCGCTGCATGGATGTAGAGAAGGCAGTATTTGACGAT GTGTATGATATTGAAGATGGCCTGAAAACATTTGACTTCTTGTCGCCTGATTGTTCAACACTCGTGGTTGGGAACTGGTTTGGAGAAGTTGCCGTTGTTGATCGACGCACCCCTGg AAACTCCCATGAGTCCCTCCACTCAATGGACCCCAAGACTTTGCGTTGTGTTAGCGTCCACCCTTTACAAAGGCAGTACTTTGCGGTGGCAGAAAGCAG gGTTGTGAGTATTTATGACAGCCGGTGCCTGAAGAAGACCAACAGCCCGGCAGTCTCCCAGCTGCATGGCCACAGTTTAAGCATCTCCAGTGCTTATTTCTCCCCCTGCACTGGGAACAGAGTTCTCACCACATGCATGGATAACCACATAAG AATATATGACACATCAGCAATGACCACCAAATCTCCTTTACTGACAAGCATCAG ACATGACATGCACACAGGCCGCTGGCTGTCCAAGTTATCAGCAGTGTGGGACCCTAAACAAGAAGACTGCTTCGTGGTGGGAAGCATGATGAGGCCTCGGAGGGTGCAGGTATTCCATGTAAGCGGCCAGTCCCAGCACACCTTCATGGACAGTGAGAACCTTAGCACAGTGCTGTCTGTCACCGCTTTCCACCCCACAGCGAATGCCTTGCTGGGTGGCAATGCATCAGGCCGTCTGCATGTCTTCTCAAGTTAA
- the LOC125005757 gene encoding pro-cathepsin H-like translates to MALRVLCFITVAFTFVHLTPLLEEEYHFKQWMSQHNRVYDVEEYHYRLHVFTQNKRMIDHHNAGNHSFTMGLNQFSDMTFQEFRKFYLFTQPQNCSVTKTSHVSSTGPHPESVDWRTKGNFVTHVKDQGYCGSCWTFSTTGCLESVNAIATGKLIPLSEQQLLDCSKHFHNYGCLGGLPSQAFEYIKYNKGLMTEEDYPYKAHDDTCNFNPKLAAAFIQDVVNITSYDEKAMVDAVARLNPITFSFDATAEFMHYKEGVFSSTQCKNTTDRVNHAVLAVGYGTDDNDTPYWIVKNSWGTGWGKDGYFLIERGTNMCGLAACSSYPLPLVRGRDMTTKG, encoded by the exons ATGGCCCTCAGAGTCCTGTGCTTCATCACCGTCGCTTTTACTTTTGTCCATTTGACACCTTTACTTGAGG AGGAATACCATTTCAAGCAGTGGATGTCACAG CACAACAGAGTTTATGACGTTGAGGAGTATCACTACCGGCTCCATGTATTCACTCAGAATAAGAGGATGATTGATCACCATAATGCTGGGAACCACTCCTTTACAA TGGGCCTCAACCAGTTCTCCGACATGACATTTCAGGAGTTCAGGAAGTTCTACCTTTTCACACAACCTCAg AACTGCTCAGTTACAAAAACAAGTCATGTGAGCAGTACTGGCCCTCACCCTGAGAGTGTAGACTGGAGGACGAAGGGCAACTTTGTGACCCATGTGAAAGACCAG GGTTACTGTGGCAGCTGCTGGACTTTCTCTACCACCGGCTGTTTGGAGTCAGTGAACGCTATAGCTACCGGGAAGCTAATACCCCTG TCTGAGCAGCAGCTCCTCGACTGTTCCAAACACTTCCACAACTATGGATGCTTGGG TGGGCTGCCCAGCCAGGCCTTTGAGTACATCAAATACAACAAAGGTCTTATGACAGAGGAGGATTATCCCTACAAAGCCCAT gATGACACCTGCAATTTCAACCCTAAACTTGCAGCAGCTTTTATCCAAGATGTTGTCAACATAACAAGC TACGATGAGAAGGCCATGGTGGATGCAGTGGCCCGCCTCAACCCCATCACCTTCAGCTTTGATGCCACAGCTGAGTTCATGCACTACAAAGAGGGAGTGTTCTCCAG CACCCAGTGTaagaacacaacagacaggGTGAATCATGCAGTCCTGGCTGTGGGTTACGGCACCGATGACAATGACACACCGTACTGGATTGTGAAGAACTCTTGGGGCACAGGCTGGGGAAAGGACGG ATATTTTCTGATTGAGCGTGGAACAAACATGTGTGGACTGGCTGCATGCTCTTCCTACCCTCTACCTTTAGTTCGAGGGAGAGACATGACAACAAAGGGGTGA